One Littorina saxatilis isolate snail1 linkage group LG1, US_GU_Lsax_2.0, whole genome shotgun sequence genomic window carries:
- the LOC138947950 gene encoding pyroglutamyl-peptidase 1-like: MPSTKRKVIVTGFGPFGSHSVNASSVAVRKLKEEGLKNDRVELMVTELPVEYDTVKDSVPQLWKQHEPLLVVHVGVSGIATELTLEQQAHNDGYDKMDVMGKCPQTQCCVEDRDKNCVLVSGIDMERVCTAVNTAGIKVKARVSHDPGRYLCDFSYFSSLHISDRNAAFIHVPPLDMPYTASQLAEGLRVAINKMIEQVADR, encoded by the exons ATGCCGTCTACAAAAAGAAAAGTGATCGTGACAG GGTTTGGACCGTTTGGCAGCCACTCAGTGAACGCTAGCTCCGTAGCTGTACGCAAACTGAAGGAAGAGGGGCTGAAGAATGACAGGGTGGAATTGATGGTCACTGAACTACCTGTGGAGTATGACACCGTCAAGGACTCTGTCCCTCAACTGTGGAAGCAGCATGAACCTTTG TTGGTGGTACATGTGGGCGTGTCTGGGATCGCCACAGAGCTCACCCTGGAGCAGCAAGCTCACAACGACGGCTACGACAAAATGGACGTAATGGGAAAGTGTCCCCAGACTCAGTGCTGTGTGGAAGACAGAGATAAAAACTGTGTCCTCGTTTCCGGCATCGATATGGAGAGGGTCTGTACTGCGGTCAATACTGCTGGGATCAAGGTCAAAGCACGAGTGTCACATGACCCAGGAAG GTATCTGTGCGACTTCTCCTACTTCTCCTCACTGCATATAAGTGACCGGAACGCAGCGTTTATCCACGTACCTCCGCTCGACATGCCATACACTGCCTCCCAGCTAGCCGAGGGATTGAGGGTGGCCATCAACAAAATGATTGAGCAAGTCGCAGACCGTTGA
- the LOC138947960 gene encoding cotranscriptional regulator ARB2A homolog isoform X1: MLEGLHVIRILSAYVVCISLIIGLIIPYCETTSGTGTAGSIVIAMELLRSAWAKLKGVLGQRGEDMPRYTFPDTLEEFGYHFNEKGELVNEDGGGFQFVVKEGDRNYNQQHYDALGELVTEYLYNIMEKELQLEKIYIPVDAKREEPQSFIFKSKDALVSDKLMVLIHGSGAVRAGQWSRKLIINENIDTGSQLPYIRRAMDDGYGVIVLNPNLNEVTVNGRPVKIRESKSPEEHGVNVWQNFVLTAKASSIVIVAHSFGGIVTCHMAEKFLEEFLQRVFCVVFTDSVHSADRGRWSQPVKDFMQKRAVNFASAYVPLDTMLDASSPDDCLSVSAGTKEHERTSHACIDSAFKFIRDNFDTWIIDGSMAPRDFLPLPENLEDFSPARQWEAKVKKEEEKMKKEGDEKMIKEEDENMKKEEEAAKNGEEESESKNGGAPGSGEDPRETQKNLKDGEKDRDIKAEEDQAKQPAKESSEGGQGEGNAEGEKAESTSSQQGNESTSSQQGNESTSSQQGNESTSSQQGNESTSSQQGNESTSSQQGNESTSSQQGNESTASQNKVESTEGEQYSGEQKEESAAGEPEKKITGDEEKQKQPEVPKSEL; this comes from the exons ATGCTTGAGGGATTGCACGTAATACGCATATTGTCCGCCTACGTCGTATGCATTAGTTTGATAATAGGATTGATCATTCCGTATTGTGAAACG ACTTCTGGCACTGGCACAGCAGGATCAATTGTCATAGCTATGGAACTGTTAAGAAGTGCTTGGGCAAAATTGAAAGGG GTCTTGGGACAGAGAGGTGAAG ACATGCCCAGGTATACATTCCCTGACACTCTGGAAGAATTTGGCTACCATTTCAATGAAA AAGGGGAGCTGGTCAACGAAGATGGTGGAGGATTTCAGTTTGTGGTCAAGGAAGGTGACCGCAATTATAACCAGCAACATTACGACGCCCTTGGAGAA TTGGTGACTGAGTACCTGTACAACATAATGGAGAAAGAGCTGCAACTAGAGAAAATTTACATTCCT GTGGATGCCAAGAGGGAAGAACCACAGAGCTTCATCTTCAAGAGCAAGGACGCGCTGGTCAGCGACAAACTGATGGTTCTCATCCACGGATCCGGTGCCGTCCGCGCTGGCCAGTGGTCTCGGAAACTCATCATCAATGAAAACATTGACACAGGATCCCAGCTTCCGTACATCCGCCGTGCTATGGATGACGGTTATGGCGTCATTGTGCTGAACCCCAACCTGAATGAAGTCACAGTCAACGGGAGACCGGTGAAGATAAGG GAAAGCAAAAGTCCAGAAGAGCATGGTGTGAATGTGTGGCAGAACTTTGTTCTGACAGCTAAGGCAAGCAGCATTGTCATCGTGGCTCACAGCTTTGGTGGCATTGTGACATGTCACATG GCAGAGAAATTCCTGGAGGAGTTTCTGCAACGGGTGTTCTGCGTGGTGTTCACTGATTCCGTGCATTCAGCTGACAGAGGCCGTTGGTCCCAGCCGGTGAAAGACTTCATGCAAAAg AGGGCTGTGAACTTTGCCTCTGCGTACGTTCCTCTGGACACTATGCTGGATGCTTCAAGTCCCGATGattgtctctccgtctctgcaG gCACAAAGGAGCATGAGAGGACTTCTCACGCATGCATTGACAGCGCCTTCAAGTTCATTCGCGACAACTTCGACACGTGGATCATAGATGGCAGCATGGCGCCTCGCGACTTCCTGCCCCTTCCTGAAAACTTGGAGGACTTCAGCCCTGCAAGACAATGGGAAGCAAAAgtgaagaaggaggaggaaaaaatgaagaaagagGGGGATGAAAAAATGATCAAAGAGGAGGATGAAAACATGAAGAAAGAGGAGGAAGCAGCAAAGAACGGAGAAGAGGAATCGGAGTCAAAAAACGGAGGAGCTCCAGGGTCAGGAGAAGACCCACGGGAGACCCAGAAAAATCTGAAGGatggagaaaaagacagagacattAAGGCGGAAGAAGACCAGGCAAAGCAGCCAGCCAAGGAGAGCTCAGAGGGTGGGCAAGGCGAAGGGAACGCTGAAGGTGAGAAAGCAGAGAGCACATCCAGCCAGCAAGGCAACGAGAGCACATCCAGCCAGCAAGGCAACGAGAGCACATCCAGCCAGCAAGGCAACGAGAGCACATCCAGCCAGCAAGGCAACGAGAGCACATCCAGCCAGCAAGGCAACGAGAGCACATCCAGCCAGCAAGGCAACGAGAGCACATCCAGCCAGCAAGGCAACGAGAGCACAGCAAGCCAGAATAAAGTGGAGAGCACCGAGGGTGAGCAGTACTCTGGTGAGCAAAAGGAGGAGAGTGCAGCTGGTGAGCCAGAGAAAAAGATCACAGGGGATGAGGAGAAGCAAAAGCAACCCGAGGTACCAAAATCTGAACTGTAA
- the LOC138947960 gene encoding cotranscriptional regulator ARB2A-like isoform X2, which translates to MELLRSAWAKLKGVLGQRGEDMPRYTFPDTLEEFGYHFNEKGELVNEDGGGFQFVVKEGDRNYNQQHYDALGELVTEYLYNIMEKELQLEKIYIPVDAKREEPQSFIFKSKDALVSDKLMVLIHGSGAVRAGQWSRKLIINENIDTGSQLPYIRRAMDDGYGVIVLNPNLNEVTVNGRPVKIRESKSPEEHGVNVWQNFVLTAKASSIVIVAHSFGGIVTCHMAEKFLEEFLQRVFCVVFTDSVHSADRGRWSQPVKDFMQKRAVNFASAYVPLDTMLDASSPDDCLSVSAGTKEHERTSHACIDSAFKFIRDNFDTWIIDGSMAPRDFLPLPENLEDFSPARQWEAKVKKEEEKMKKEGDEKMIKEEDENMKKEEEAAKNGEEESESKNGGAPGSGEDPRETQKNLKDGEKDRDIKAEEDQAKQPAKESSEGGQGEGNAEGEKAESTSSQQGNESTSSQQGNESTSSQQGNESTSSQQGNESTSSQQGNESTSSQQGNESTSSQQGNESTASQNKVESTEGEQYSGEQKEESAAGEPEKKITGDEEKQKQPEVPKSEL; encoded by the exons ATGGAACTGTTAAGAAGTGCTTGGGCAAAATTGAAAGGG GTCTTGGGACAGAGAGGTGAAG ACATGCCCAGGTATACATTCCCTGACACTCTGGAAGAATTTGGCTACCATTTCAATGAAA AAGGGGAGCTGGTCAACGAAGATGGTGGAGGATTTCAGTTTGTGGTCAAGGAAGGTGACCGCAATTATAACCAGCAACATTACGACGCCCTTGGAGAA TTGGTGACTGAGTACCTGTACAACATAATGGAGAAAGAGCTGCAACTAGAGAAAATTTACATTCCT GTGGATGCCAAGAGGGAAGAACCACAGAGCTTCATCTTCAAGAGCAAGGACGCGCTGGTCAGCGACAAACTGATGGTTCTCATCCACGGATCCGGTGCCGTCCGCGCTGGCCAGTGGTCTCGGAAACTCATCATCAATGAAAACATTGACACAGGATCCCAGCTTCCGTACATCCGCCGTGCTATGGATGACGGTTATGGCGTCATTGTGCTGAACCCCAACCTGAATGAAGTCACAGTCAACGGGAGACCGGTGAAGATAAGG GAAAGCAAAAGTCCAGAAGAGCATGGTGTGAATGTGTGGCAGAACTTTGTTCTGACAGCTAAGGCAAGCAGCATTGTCATCGTGGCTCACAGCTTTGGTGGCATTGTGACATGTCACATG GCAGAGAAATTCCTGGAGGAGTTTCTGCAACGGGTGTTCTGCGTGGTGTTCACTGATTCCGTGCATTCAGCTGACAGAGGCCGTTGGTCCCAGCCGGTGAAAGACTTCATGCAAAAg AGGGCTGTGAACTTTGCCTCTGCGTACGTTCCTCTGGACACTATGCTGGATGCTTCAAGTCCCGATGattgtctctccgtctctgcaG gCACAAAGGAGCATGAGAGGACTTCTCACGCATGCATTGACAGCGCCTTCAAGTTCATTCGCGACAACTTCGACACGTGGATCATAGATGGCAGCATGGCGCCTCGCGACTTCCTGCCCCTTCCTGAAAACTTGGAGGACTTCAGCCCTGCAAGACAATGGGAAGCAAAAgtgaagaaggaggaggaaaaaatgaagaaagagGGGGATGAAAAAATGATCAAAGAGGAGGATGAAAACATGAAGAAAGAGGAGGAAGCAGCAAAGAACGGAGAAGAGGAATCGGAGTCAAAAAACGGAGGAGCTCCAGGGTCAGGAGAAGACCCACGGGAGACCCAGAAAAATCTGAAGGatggagaaaaagacagagacattAAGGCGGAAGAAGACCAGGCAAAGCAGCCAGCCAAGGAGAGCTCAGAGGGTGGGCAAGGCGAAGGGAACGCTGAAGGTGAGAAAGCAGAGAGCACATCCAGCCAGCAAGGCAACGAGAGCACATCCAGCCAGCAAGGCAACGAGAGCACATCCAGCCAGCAAGGCAACGAGAGCACATCCAGCCAGCAAGGCAACGAGAGCACATCCAGCCAGCAAGGCAACGAGAGCACATCCAGCCAGCAAGGCAACGAGAGCACATCCAGCCAGCAAGGCAACGAGAGCACAGCAAGCCAGAATAAAGTGGAGAGCACCGAGGGTGAGCAGTACTCTGGTGAGCAAAAGGAGGAGAGTGCAGCTGGTGAGCCAGAGAAAAAGATCACAGGGGATGAGGAGAAGCAAAAGCAACCCGAGGTACCAAAATCTGAACTGTAA